Proteins found in one Leptospira neocaledonica genomic segment:
- the dcd gene encoding dCTP deaminase has product MILTGKEIKKRLEKDIIIDPYSDNRLNPNSYNLRLHNELVRYTETPLDMKKSNPSENLIIPESGLLLQPGVLYLGRTLEYTETHNLVPMLEGRSSIGRLGMYVHVTAGFGDVGFKGFWTLEISVIQPLVIYPNVEICQIFYHTVEGEITEYKSGKYQGNKGIQTSMLYKDFENGKY; this is encoded by the coding sequence ATGATTCTAACGGGTAAGGAAATTAAAAAAAGATTAGAGAAGGATATCATCATAGATCCTTACTCCGACAATAGATTAAATCCAAACTCTTATAATCTAAGGCTTCATAACGAATTGGTTCGTTATACCGAAACCCCGTTGGATATGAAAAAATCCAACCCTTCCGAAAACCTGATCATTCCTGAGAGCGGACTACTCTTACAACCTGGAGTTCTTTATCTAGGCAGGACCTTAGAATACACTGAAACACATAACCTGGTCCCGATGTTAGAAGGGCGTTCTTCTATTGGTAGACTAGGGATGTATGTGCATGTCACTGCAGGGTTCGGAGACGTTGGATTTAAAGGGTTCTGGACCCTTGAAATTTCAGTCATCCAGCCTTTAGTGATTTATCCGAATGTAGAAATTTGCCAGATCTTCTATCATACTGTAGAAGGCGAGATCACAGAATACAAATCAGGCAAATACCAAGGCAATAAAGGTATCCAAACCTCTATGCTTTATAAGGATTTCGAGAACGGAAAATATTAA